The proteins below come from a single SAR86 cluster bacterium genomic window:
- a CDS encoding SDR family oxidoreductase, with product MNIFITGGAGYVGAVLVPTLLKKGYKVTVLDLMIYGEDVLEDHENLTCVKGDIRDESLLKKIIPGHDSVIHLACISNDPSFELNPDLGKSINLDSFRPMLEICKESLVKRFIYASSSSVYGVKEEKDVNEEMALEPLTDYSRFKADCEKILTEYQSEQFTTVTIRPATVCGYSPRQRLDVVVNILTNLAYHKREISVFGGNQLRPNIHIKDMAEAYIMLLESSKKKVAGKVFNAGYENKTVLELAKTARNVIGDDVKLITSESDDNRSYHISSQKIKEELGFNPQHSIKDAIESLKEAFEKGLLDDSLENEKYFNIKRMQSINLQ from the coding sequence ATGAATATATTCATAACAGGTGGAGCAGGATACGTAGGTGCTGTTTTAGTACCTACCCTATTGAAGAAAGGTTACAAAGTGACAGTTTTAGACTTGATGATTTATGGGGAGGATGTCCTAGAAGATCATGAAAACTTGACTTGTGTAAAGGGAGATATAAGAGATGAAAGTCTTCTAAAAAAAATTATTCCAGGTCATGATTCAGTAATACATTTAGCATGTATTTCAAATGATCCTAGCTTTGAGTTGAATCCAGATTTAGGTAAATCAATAAATTTAGACTCTTTTAGACCGATGTTGGAAATTTGTAAAGAGTCTCTTGTTAAAAGGTTTATTTATGCTTCTTCATCGAGCGTTTATGGAGTTAAAGAAGAAAAAGATGTGAATGAAGAGATGGCTTTAGAGCCTTTAACCGATTATTCAAGGTTCAAAGCAGATTGTGAAAAAATATTGACAGAATATCAATCTGAACAATTTACTACCGTTACTATTAGGCCAGCTACAGTTTGTGGATACTCTCCTCGTCAGAGACTTGATGTAGTTGTAAATATACTTACTAATCTTGCATACCATAAAAGAGAAATATCTGTATTTGGAGGCAATCAACTAAGACCAAATATACATATAAAAGATATGGCAGAAGCTTACATAATGCTACTGGAAAGTTCTAAGAAAAAAGTTGCAGGAAAAGTATTCAATGCAGGGTACGAGAATAAAACAGTATTAGAACTTGCCAAAACTGCAAGGAATGTTATTGGTGATGATGTAAAACTTATAACTTCAGAGAGTGATGACAATAGGTCTTACCATATATCTTCTCAAAAGATTAAGGAAGAATTAGGTTTTAACCCTCAGCATTCTATAAAAGACGCAATAGAAAGTTTAAAAGAAGCTTTCGAGAAAGGACTACTTGATGATTCTCTTGAGAATGAAAAATATTTTAATATAAAGAGAATGCAATCCATAAATCTTCAATAG
- a CDS encoding PfkB family carbohydrate kinase encodes MKKIISLKSLTDIIDGLNSKNQSIAHCHGVFDLLHIGHIRHFKEAKEFGDILIVSLTPDIYVNKGSNRPAFTAELRAEAIASLEFVDYVVINDKPTAIEIIEVIKPKAYIKGPDYKDNSKDITGKIKDEVEAVESNGGKIIYTSDITFSSSNLLNKFGNVFSETQKSFVSKISKQHSFDNISKKIEELSKLKVLVVGETIVDQYVFCEALGKSGKEPVLALRNINTEQYVGGTAAIANHLSGFCKEVSLLSMLGENKEHEDFISEGLASNIFPSFIYKNDSPTIVKRRYLDNVSKSKTLGVYSINDDPLERNNEKEFQDKLTKLIPLHDLVIVADYGHGLISKNSSSLMSGSANFLSLNAQINASNIGFHTMDNYTDVDCIIINESELRYELRDRNGNIESIMKKLADNLKAKYIVVTQGSTGAVIYNTGSEIYSRSPAFASNIVDKIGSGDAMLAILSLLLKQDCDMELALFLASLAAAQSVETIGNSKSVNKNEILKVIQHAII; translated from the coding sequence ATGAAAAAAATTATTTCCTTAAAATCACTCACAGACATTATTGATGGTTTGAATTCTAAAAACCAGAGTATAGCCCATTGCCATGGGGTTTTTGATTTACTTCATATTGGGCATATTAGACATTTTAAAGAAGCTAAAGAATTTGGAGATATTTTAATAGTATCTTTAACCCCAGATATTTATGTAAATAAGGGATCAAATAGACCTGCCTTTACTGCAGAATTAAGAGCTGAAGCTATTGCCTCATTAGAGTTCGTAGATTATGTTGTTATCAATGATAAGCCTACAGCTATTGAAATAATAGAAGTAATTAAACCCAAGGCTTATATAAAAGGACCAGATTACAAAGATAATAGCAAAGACATTACTGGAAAAATAAAAGACGAAGTAGAGGCAGTAGAAAGTAATGGAGGCAAAATTATATATACTTCTGATATTACTTTCAGTTCAAGTAATTTATTAAATAAATTTGGAAATGTATTTTCTGAAACGCAAAAATCTTTTGTTTCTAAGATTTCAAAACAACATAGTTTTGATAATATTTCAAAAAAAATAGAAGAACTTTCAAAACTAAAAGTTCTAGTGGTTGGCGAAACAATAGTCGACCAATATGTGTTTTGTGAAGCTTTAGGCAAATCAGGAAAAGAACCAGTTCTAGCATTGAGAAATATAAATACTGAACAATATGTAGGGGGAACTGCTGCTATAGCAAATCATCTTTCTGGATTTTGTAAAGAAGTCTCATTATTATCAATGTTAGGAGAAAATAAGGAGCATGAAGATTTTATATCTGAAGGTTTAGCTTCAAATATTTTTCCAAGTTTTATTTATAAAAATGATTCACCTACTATTGTTAAACGAAGATACCTAGATAATGTGAGTAAAAGTAAGACTCTAGGAGTCTATTCTATTAATGATGATCCTTTAGAAAGAAACAATGAAAAGGAATTCCAAGATAAGCTAACAAAACTAATACCTTTACATGATTTAGTAATTGTTGCTGATTATGGTCATGGTTTAATTTCAAAAAACTCTTCAAGTTTAATGTCTGGCAGTGCCAATTTTTTATCTTTAAATGCTCAGATAAATGCTTCTAATATAGGCTTTCATACAATGGATAATTATACTGATGTTGATTGTATTATTATTAATGAATCTGAACTTCGTTATGAGCTTAGAGATCGTAATGGGAATATAGAATCGATTATGAAGAAGTTAGCCGATAATTTGAAAGCTAAATATATAGTCGTAACTCAAGGCAGTACTGGAGCTGTAATTTATAATACAGGCTCTGAGATCTACTCTAGATCTCCAGCATTTGCCTCTAATATTGTAGATAAAATAGGTTCGGGAGACGCTATGCTAGCTATCTTGTCTCTTCTTTTAAAGCAAGACTGCGACATGGAACTAGCTTTATTTTTGGCATCTTTAGCAGCAGCTCAATCAGTTGAGACGATAGGGAATAGTAAATCAGTAAATAAGAATGAGATTTTGAAAGTCATACAGCATGCTATTATTTAA
- a CDS encoding SDR family oxidoreductase, with product MKSLVTGGAGFIGSHLVDKLLERGDEVIVIDNFSTGRPENLKHVARQIDLVEADISLTEKWKKKFKDVTNVFHLAALADIVPSIENPNDYYKSNVNGTFNVMEACKENSIKKIVYSASSSCYGIPEITPTPEISDISPQYPYALTKYLGEQIVMHWSHVYKVPAISLRFFNVYGPRSRTSGTYGAVFGVFLAQKLNDKPFTVVGDGTQTRDFTYVSDVVNAIISASISEVSGDIINIGSDNTYSVNRLVELLGGNVVYIPKRPGEPECTWADISKAKKLLDWRPEISLEKGVIRLLENIDYWAEAPVWDKNSISKATEKWFEYLG from the coding sequence ATGAAGTCATTAGTAACTGGAGGAGCAGGCTTCATTGGAAGTCATTTAGTCGATAAACTTCTAGAGAGGGGAGATGAAGTTATTGTCATAGATAACTTTAGTACTGGTAGACCTGAGAATCTCAAACATGTCGCGAGACAAATAGATCTAGTTGAAGCCGATATATCCTTAACTGAAAAATGGAAAAAAAAGTTTAAAGATGTAACAAATGTTTTTCATTTGGCAGCGTTAGCAGATATTGTGCCTTCAATAGAAAATCCAAATGATTATTATAAATCAAATGTTAACGGAACTTTTAATGTCATGGAAGCTTGTAAAGAAAATAGTATTAAAAAGATTGTGTATTCTGCTTCCTCTTCTTGTTACGGTATTCCTGAAATCACCCCCACACCTGAAATATCAGATATTTCTCCTCAATACCCTTATGCCTTGACCAAGTATTTAGGAGAGCAGATTGTCATGCACTGGAGTCATGTTTATAAAGTACCCGCTATTTCATTAAGGTTCTTTAATGTGTATGGTCCTAGGTCGAGAACATCAGGTACTTATGGAGCTGTATTTGGAGTTTTTTTAGCTCAAAAATTAAATGACAAGCCTTTTACGGTTGTAGGAGACGGCACTCAGACTAGAGATTTTACTTATGTAAGTGATGTTGTAAATGCAATAATATCAGCATCTATAAGCGAAGTTAGTGGCGATATTATTAACATTGGTTCTGATAATACTTATAGTGTGAACAGGCTAGTGGAATTACTAGGAGGGAATGTTGTCTATATTCCAAAAAGACCTGGAGAGCCAGAGTGCACTTGGGCCGACATAAGCAAAGCAAAAAAATTACTAGACTGGAGACCTGAAATATCTCTAGAAAAGGGAGTTATTAGATTATTAGAAAATATTGATTACTGGGCTGAAGCTCCTGTTTGGGATAAAAATTCTATATCTAAAGCTACAGAAAAATGGTTTGAATATTTAGGTTAA
- a CDS encoding NAD-dependent epimerase — protein sequence MKILVTGNAGFIGFHVAKKLLERGDDVVGFDSVNSYYDVSLKEARLKQLKLTAESSKQFHDNKYEFIKGNLEDLESINKCFESNQIDYVINLAAQAGVRYSLENPHAYIQSNVVGFTNILEACRHNDVKHLTYASTSSVYGANTDLPFSEHKGVDHPLQMYAATKRANELLAHSYSNLFNLPSSGLRFFTVYGPWGRPDMALFLFTKSILKGEPIKVFNHGNHTRDFTYIDDIVKGVIAVSDLPASSNMDWNSDYPDPASSNSPFRILNIGNNNPVKLSEYISAIELELGIEAKRELMPIQPGDVPDTFADVSELEKAVGYKPKTSVNEGVRNFVAWYRKFYNT from the coding sequence GTGAAGATTTTAGTAACTGGCAATGCTGGATTTATAGGTTTCCATGTAGCAAAAAAACTTTTGGAGAGGGGAGATGATGTAGTAGGTTTTGATTCTGTTAATTCTTATTATGATGTAAGTCTCAAAGAGGCAAGATTAAAGCAACTAAAACTAACTGCTGAATCAAGTAAACAATTTCATGATAATAAGTATGAATTCATCAAAGGTAATTTAGAAGATTTAGAATCTATTAATAAATGTTTTGAGAGTAACCAAATAGACTATGTAATAAATTTAGCAGCTCAAGCGGGAGTCCGCTATAGTTTAGAGAATCCTCATGCTTATATTCAAAGTAATGTAGTAGGATTTACTAATATATTAGAGGCTTGCAGACATAATGATGTAAAACATCTTACATATGCAAGCACTAGCAGTGTATATGGTGCGAACACAGATTTACCTTTTAGTGAACACAAGGGAGTAGATCATCCTTTGCAAATGTATGCTGCTACAAAAAGAGCAAATGAACTTTTGGCTCATAGCTATAGTAATTTATTTAATTTACCTTCTTCAGGGCTTCGTTTCTTTACTGTATACGGCCCTTGGGGAAGGCCAGATATGGCTCTTTTCCTCTTCACAAAAAGTATTTTGAAAGGAGAACCTATAAAAGTATTCAATCATGGAAATCACACGAGAGACTTCACTTATATTGATGATATTGTAAAGGGAGTAATTGCTGTGAGTGATCTTCCTGCAAGTTCAAATATGGATTGGAATAGTGATTATCCTGATCCTGCTTCAAGTAATTCGCCATTTAGAATTTTAAATATAGGAAATAATAATCCAGTAAAGCTTTCAGAGTATATATCAGCAATTGAATTAGAACTTGGAATAGAGGCAAAAAGGGAACTCATGCCTATTCAGCCCGGGGACGTACCAGATACATTTGCAGATGTAAGTGAATTAGAGAAAGCGGTTGGATACAAACCTAAAACATCCGTCAATGAGGGAGTAAGGAACTTTGTAGCTTGGTACAGAAAATTTTATAATACTTAA
- a CDS encoding nucleotide sugar dehydrogenase → MNKSLEKIGIVGLGYVGLPLSVEFGKKRTVIGYDINPLRIEELRQGNDSTFEIVSKEIQEAKHLKFTNDINDLKQCEIYIITVPTPIDMNNDPDLSLLEKASELIGKILNKGDLVIYESTVYPGATDEICIPILQNCSGLKLNKDFSCGYSPERINPGDKEHTLTNIVKVTSGSDEIAANKVNDLYSSIINAGTFKVRSIKVAEAAKVIENTQRDLNIALMNELALIFNKLGIDTSEVLEAANTKWNFLPFTPGLVGGHCIGVDPYYLTYKAQKVGYEPKVILSGRNINDEMSQHIGNQIKDKIKENYKDLSKTKVLVLGLSFKENCPDIRNTKVVDLISSLEEDGIKVDIFDPWVDKLLAKTEYGLDCLEEIDKPKEYHGIVLAVAHKEFINLNKEQLKPFMKKECIIFDIKSVLPLSEVNGRV, encoded by the coding sequence ATGAATAAATCTTTAGAAAAAATAGGAATAGTTGGCCTTGGTTATGTTGGTCTTCCTTTATCCGTTGAGTTTGGTAAAAAACGAACAGTTATTGGTTATGATATTAATCCACTTAGGATTGAAGAACTTAGACAAGGGAATGATTCAACTTTTGAGATCGTTTCTAAGGAAATTCAAGAAGCTAAACATCTAAAATTTACGAATGATATTAATGATCTTAAACAGTGTGAAATTTATATCATTACAGTTCCTACCCCTATAGATATGAATAATGATCCAGACCTTTCTTTGTTAGAGAAGGCCAGTGAACTTATTGGAAAAATTTTAAACAAAGGAGATTTAGTTATATATGAATCTACAGTTTATCCGGGAGCCACAGATGAGATATGTATACCAATATTACAGAATTGTTCGGGTTTGAAATTAAATAAGGATTTCTCTTGTGGATATAGTCCTGAAAGGATAAATCCTGGAGATAAAGAACATACATTAACCAATATAGTAAAAGTAACCAGCGGTTCGGATGAAATAGCTGCAAATAAAGTCAATGACTTATATTCTTCAATTATTAATGCTGGAACTTTCAAAGTAAGAAGTATTAAAGTAGCAGAGGCAGCTAAGGTTATTGAAAATACTCAAAGAGATCTAAATATAGCCCTAATGAATGAATTAGCTCTTATTTTTAATAAATTAGGAATTGACACCAGTGAAGTTTTGGAAGCAGCCAATACTAAATGGAACTTTCTTCCATTTACTCCTGGTCTAGTTGGAGGGCATTGTATTGGAGTTGATCCATATTACTTAACTTATAAAGCTCAGAAAGTAGGTTATGAGCCAAAAGTTATTCTATCGGGGAGAAATATAAATGACGAAATGTCTCAACATATTGGAAATCAAATCAAGGACAAAATTAAAGAAAATTATAAAGACTTGTCTAAAACCAAAGTTCTAGTCTTAGGATTAAGTTTTAAAGAAAATTGTCCAGACATTAGAAATACGAAAGTAGTGGATCTCATTTCTTCCTTAGAAGAAGATGGAATTAAAGTAGATATTTTTGATCCTTGGGTGGATAAGCTATTAGCTAAGACAGAGTATGGTTTGGATTGTCTTGAAGAAATAGACAAACCTAAAGAATATCATGGAATTGTCCTTGCTGTAGCACATAAAGAATTTATAAATTTGAACAAGGAGCAATTAAAACCTTTTATGAAAAAGGAGTGTATTATATTTGATATTAAGTCTGTTTTGCCACTATCAGAAGTAAATGGAAGGGTCTAG
- a CDS encoding MarR family EPS-associated transcriptional regulator, whose amino-acid sequence MKEEIELKVINSIADHPDITQRDLARLLGISLGKVNYCIKSLIDKGFIKINNFKNNKNKLAYHYLFTPKGIDEKSRLTLEFLKIKLEEHRNLTQEIKDLEKMCKQLQKSDN is encoded by the coding sequence ATGAAAGAAGAAATAGAATTAAAGGTCATTAACTCTATAGCAGATCACCCTGATATAACTCAAAGAGATCTTGCTAGGCTATTAGGTATCAGTTTGGGCAAGGTAAACTACTGTATTAAATCATTGATAGATAAGGGTTTTATAAAAATAAATAACTTTAAAAATAATAAGAATAAACTTGCCTATCACTATCTTTTTACCCCAAAAGGAATAGATGAAAAATCTAGACTAACTCTTGAATTCTTAAAAATTAAGTTAGAAGAGCATAGAAATCTTACTCAAGAAATTAAAGATTTAGAAAAGATGTGTAAGCAGCTTCAAAAATCAGACAATTAG